TGTTGATCCATCCGCATCAATAACGCAGCAATGGTCTGACTTGACACACGGTTGTTGCGCGAAAGACCACTGCCGTCTGCAACCCTGAGTCCCTCCACAGAGATCCCTTGTTGCTGCATCCAACGGTGTGCGGCTGCCGATGCCGCTCTCACATCCCATTGGTCAGCAGCTTGTCTCAGCAAAACTTCTGCCGTGAAGTTATGACTTTCAGTGTTGGCAAGGCTCATCAAGGCATGCATCGGAGCAGAGGTCTCTTCATGCACCACGATTTGATCGTCGCTTTGTTGTCGCTGTTGGCTGTTTCGAATCGGTAGCACTTGTTGGACCTGGACGGATCCGCCGCGCCGCTTCACCTCTTTCTTGAACAACGTCTCTAACCGTTTGTAGGGATCGTTCACAGCACCTCCTAGAGCGTTACTGGTCAGGGCAAGGCGAGTGATTGGGGCTCCATAGGCATAGGCGCGATCTGCGGGGTGCCAATCGTTCGGCCACCAGTTTTTGCGAGGTTCTTCCTGCACCATCAACTTCACGGATCCGGCTGAGGCTCCCCGTGCTCCTCCTTGACCCATAGCGGCCATGGCAAAACGCTGTAAACCGGCAATGCCAAGATCAGGATCCCCTTGACCCTTGAGTTCAAGGGTGCCATCAGCCCGTTGGACTAACTGAGTTCGCAAGCGGAAATCTGGACCTAATTGGTCGAGGGCGAAGGCGGTGCTGATGAGTTTTTGGTTGGAGGCTGGAATGCGTGCCATCCCGCCATTGACGTCACCCAGCAAATCACCATTGCTGTTAACCACTGAAACGCTCCAGGATCTGGCAACGGGTGCGAGTAAGCGATTCAGAGCTTGCTGCAGAGGTGCACAGGAGCGTCCTCTCTGTTGGAGATCGGGAAGAGGCTGGTTGGACGGTGGTGGTGGAAGGGTAAGCAGTGGGGGCTGCTCGGCCTTACCAGGAATTGAGGCTGTAGTGCTTGCCGCCAGCGTTAGGACAAGGAGAGCTGCTTTCATTGCACCTTCAAGCCACTAACCGTTCCATTGAGGCGGTAAAGCTCACCTTCAAGTTCGACGGGTATGCCGACTTTCAACTTGGTACCGGCCAGAACCACGCCAGATTTGGACACCGTTGCATCACCTTTCAGCACAAAGCGAGCATTCAATGTGCCCACAGTCGCTCGGTTTGGATCGGGTGCCGTCACGACGGATCCATCAGGTTGAACCGCTGCTAGCACTCGGTTGATGTCATCGACGCGAATCAACTTGACGCTTCCAGCGGGTTGATTCCGAATGATGATGCTCGCCCGTCCTGAAGCAAGCGCTTTCTGGACCAATGCTTCAGGGTCTGCGGCACTCACCCGACGAACGTCCACCATGATTTGCACAGATTTCACAGACCCGTTCGCTTTTGCGAACGTATTAGAGAGCTTTGGACTCCAAAGCACCCCACCAACGGCGACCAGTGCAATCAGGCCAGCAGTGGTATCGAGAACTGACAACCCTCGTAATCGGTCTCTGAAAGCCATACCCATTGCCGATCACCTGGCCAGAGTAAAAGCCTTATTCAGGAACTTCAACTCCTTAGATCCTCGATGAAGCGGTCGACGGCTCCTAATTGGCGTCCAAGACTGTCACCTTCGCCATTGATTGCCATTTCAATAGCCTCAGCGTCTGGCTTTGAGGGCATCGTTCCCAAGAACCGATAGCCATCAGGATCCGCTTTAAAGAGATGCCACATCTCCACTTCGGTTTGCAGGAGTGCCCCTGCAGCAAGCGGTTCTAAATGGAAAGCAGACCTCCAGACCGAGAGAAATCCTTTGCGTCTGGCCCTAGCGACACTGCCGAGACCAACTCCAGCATCTTCAAGCTTTCCATTGAGCAGAACCACCGTTCCCTGCCAGCTGTTGCAGATCTGTTCGACCATCTCGTAATCACTTGGCTGCGGTCCAATGGCCAAGAGCAACCGACCTGTGATTTCGGGATCCACGGAAAGCATTAGATCCTTGAGGGCAAGGCAGTGGGTCGCCAGTTCGGGGCTTTCTCGCTGCGCCAGGGCCGCTGCCCCTGCATCAGGCCAGCCCAATACCACGTCCTGACCGCCAGCCTCTAACGCTTTGGCTAGTCGCAAAGCTGGTTTTAAGATCCTGAGTCCTTCGAAGCGCCAGGTCACGGTCCAGCGCCGTTGCTGACGATCGCTCAGAGCTTTCTTGAGAGAGTCGAGGGTCATCGACTCGGCCTGGACAAGATCGGCAGGAAGGGTGACGGACAAACTCAACTCGATGGGAGGGCTTCGCGGGGAGAGTACCTAGACGTCAGACACGATTGTGGTTCATGCGATCGATGGCGTTTTGAAACCGATCGTTGATCTCAGTCAAGGTTCCAGGATGAATCCAGTAGCCAAGACTGAGTCGAAGCCCCGATCGTTGCCATAGGGGATCCACGCCCATCGCTTTAAGGATGGGGCTATCACTATCGCGGCCGGAGGAGCATGCACTCCCACTACTTGCTGCGATTCCTTCACGATCCAGTGCTCGTACCAAGGCACGACCCGACATGGGCTGTCCGTAGCGATCGGAGACCAGCATTGAGATGTGGTGCGGTAAACGCTCCGTGGGATGACCACTGAGACGGATTGCATCGTTTTGGCAAAGCAGGTCAAACAAGGCATCGCGCACGGTTGCGATTCCTGATCCTGATGATTCAACTTGATTTACCTGACAAGAAGCGATGTCACGGAATGCTGCTGCCATTCCTTGCGCCAGGACGGGGCACTCAGTACCGGCGCGAAGACCATTTTCCTGTTCACCTCCGGCAAACAAGGGCTGGATCCGTTCAGCGATCTCCTGTCTGATCAGTAACAGACCGATGCCTCTTGGACCACCGCACTTGTGTGCTGAGGCCGTTAGGAGATCAACCGGAAGCTCATCCCAATTTGGACAACCCTGGCTCAGGACTTGGGTGGCATCGGTATGGAACGGAATGCGCTTTGAACGACATGCCTCTCCAACGGCCTGAATCGGTTGAAGCGTACCCACCTCGCTCTGACCCCAGATTAAAGAGACGAGTTTGGTTGGAGGTTGCAGGAACCGATCCAGATGCTGCATTTGGATCTGTCCATAGGCATCCACGGGCCATCGTTCAATCGTCCATCCGCACGCAATCAATTGCTCAGCTGCTGCAGAAACAGCCGGGTGTTCTACAGCAGAGATCACCAATCGTCCTGGTGACATGGATTTGGCGACACCAAGCAGGGCGAGATGGGCTGACTCGGTGGCACCTGAGCTGAACAGAATGTTTGATCGATCAGCTCTCAGGCTGTTGCTGATGGAAAGACGTGCACGTTCGAGTGACTCAGCAGCATCACAGCCGATTCGATGAAGGCTTGAAGGATTCCCCCAATTGTCTTGCTGCGCTCTGATCATGCAGGAGATCACGCTCTCCCTTAAGGGAGCGGTGGCACACCCATCCAGGTAAAAGTAGGGCTCTTCAGGGCCTCTCATCGCGTTGAAAGCGGGACAGTGTTCGCTC
The window above is part of the Synechococcus sp. WH 8020 genome. Proteins encoded here:
- the dacB gene encoding D-alanyl-D-alanine carboxypeptidase/D-alanyl-D-alanine endopeptidase; this translates as MKAALLVLTLAASTTASIPGKAEQPPLLTLPPPPSNQPLPDLQQRGRSCAPLQQALNRLLAPVARSWSVSVVNSNGDLLGDVNGGMARIPASNQKLISTAFALDQLGPDFRLRTQLVQRADGTLELKGQGDPDLGIAGLQRFAMAAMGQGGARGASAGSVKLMVQEEPRKNWWPNDWHPADRAYAYGAPITRLALTSNALGGAVNDPYKRLETLFKKEVKRRGGSVQVQQVLPIRNSQQRQQSDDQIVVHEETSAPMHALMSLANTESHNFTAEVLLRQAADQWDVRAASAAAHRWMQQQGISVEGLRVADGSGLSRNNRVSSQTIAALLMRMDQHPYAAYYQASMAIAGQRGTLRNYFIGSPIQGKFWGKTGTISGVRSISGILQTNDGPRYVSMISNGASRPNATIGQILRTVYNLSPCPSSI
- a CDS encoding DUF4330 domain-containing protein, with translation MAFRDRLRGLSVLDTTAGLIALVAVGGVLWSPKLSNTFAKANGSVKSVQIMVDVRRVSAADPEALVQKALASGRASIIIRNQPAGSVKLIRVDDINRVLAAVQPDGSVVTAPDPNRATVGTLNARFVLKGDATVSKSGVVLAGTKLKVGIPVELEGELYRLNGTVSGLKVQ
- a CDS encoding cysteine desulfurase family protein, whose protein sequence is MRGPEEPYFYLDGCATAPLRESVISCMIRAQQDNWGNPSSLHRIGCDAAESLERARLSISNSLRADRSNILFSSGATESAHLALLGVAKSMSPGRLVISAVEHPAVSAAAEQLIACGWTIERWPVDAYGQIQMQHLDRFLQPPTKLVSLIWGQSEVGTLQPIQAVGEACRSKRIPFHTDATQVLSQGCPNWDELPVDLLTASAHKCGGPRGIGLLLIRQEIAERIQPLFAGGEQENGLRAGTECPVLAQGMAAAFRDIASCQVNQVESSGSGIATVRDALFDLLCQNDAIRLSGHPTERLPHHISMLVSDRYGQPMSGRALVRALDREGIAASSGSACSSGRDSDSPILKAMGVDPLWQRSGLRLSLGYWIHPGTLTEINDRFQNAIDRMNHNRV
- a CDS encoding DUF1995 family protein translates to MSLSVTLPADLVQAESMTLDSLKKALSDRQQRRWTVTWRFEGLRILKPALRLAKALEAGGQDVVLGWPDAGAAALAQRESPELATHCLALKDLMLSVDPEITGRLLLAIGPQPSDYEMVEQICNSWQGTVVLLNGKLEDAGVGLGSVARARRKGFLSVWRSAFHLEPLAAGALLQTEVEMWHLFKADPDGYRFLGTMPSKPDAEAIEMAINGEGDSLGRQLGAVDRFIEDLRS